The proteins below are encoded in one region of Thermococcus peptonophilus:
- a CDS encoding sodium-dependent transporter: MRKINALMALLITGYIIGIVNYILLPKYSIIFGLKGMMIGTLVSVIALILIRSEVESTKRTRYLPYEFMFKVSRTPGLMITFVLFLVFVAGITSYLSGWALIFLLGQDSSFIVLLALLTILIAALLLLMAKGRTVELLAALSVLVIVLTLVSVFQIRNEASSVIVSEQAKLYMDHVFSQMWSLDSPLDVQGLTVFLSGIILAFGLGAGVYYVIGSFSPEELKIGRVLLGVFVLQIILSIAASYAVAYSLGASFQAFENAVHNPNVPSKEVFRFYQKFQMLKTYTENPSVSVYDSIKTFYLIPAVLLEVIPKSRVLVYLLMVSLYLAGFTTVIVLIEMGAQMTAEVIQTSRRSALAVVSILSLATAAVIGNETLFKILGFLPFSIIGLLAALEAYPALKVLQSNERLLTALGAAVMLVIGLVSLYYSFTGPLTMKLAAIIGLILLVPVAFNGILLGGGRQR, from the coding sequence ATGAGAAAGATCAATGCACTGATGGCGCTGTTGATAACCGGTTACATCATTGGAATAGTGAACTACATTCTCCTGCCCAAATACAGCATAATTTTCGGCCTTAAGGGGATGATGATAGGAACACTAGTCTCCGTCATTGCCCTTATCCTAATTCGCTCGGAAGTCGAGAGCACTAAAAGGACTAGATATCTGCCCTACGAGTTCATGTTCAAGGTCTCGCGTACTCCGGGGTTAATGATAACGTTTGTTTTGTTCCTTGTTTTCGTCGCGGGGATTACCTCGTATCTCTCAGGATGGGCATTGATATTCCTTCTCGGGCAGGACAGCAGCTTTATAGTACTTCTGGCACTCCTGACAATCCTGATAGCGGCGCTGCTCCTGCTCATGGCAAAGGGCAGAACTGTTGAGCTTCTAGCGGCTCTCTCCGTTCTTGTGATAGTTCTCACACTGGTTTCTGTTTTCCAGATACGCAACGAGGCTTCCTCAGTGATAGTCTCAGAGCAGGCAAAGTTGTACATGGATCATGTGTTCTCACAGATGTGGTCCCTTGACTCCCCCCTTGATGTTCAGGGACTGACTGTCTTCCTTTCTGGAATTATACTGGCGTTCGGTTTGGGCGCTGGCGTTTATTACGTGATCGGAAGTTTTTCCCCAGAGGAGCTGAAGATAGGCAGGGTTTTACTTGGGGTCTTTGTCCTTCAAATAATCCTGAGCATTGCAGCTTCCTATGCCGTTGCTTACTCCCTCGGAGCGTCCTTCCAGGCCTTTGAGAACGCGGTTCACAACCCCAACGTGCCTTCAAAGGAGGTCTTTAGATTCTACCAGAAGTTCCAGATGTTGAAGACCTACACGGAGAACCCATCCGTCTCCGTCTACGACTCAATAAAAACTTTTTACCTAATACCGGCGGTTCTCCTTGAGGTTATCCCCAAATCCCGTGTTCTGGTGTATCTTCTGATGGTTTCTCTCTACTTGGCAGGCTTTACAACGGTGATAGTCCTTATAGAGATGGGTGCCCAAATGACAGCCGAAGTTATCCAGACCAGCAGGAGAAGCGCACTGGCGGTAGTTTCGATACTGAGCCTTGCAACGGCTGCAGTTATAGGGAACGAAACGCTTTTCAAGATCCTTGGTTTTCTCCCCTTCAGCATAATCGGACTTCTGGCGGCCCTTGAAGCCTATCCGGCCCTCAAGGTGCTCCAATCCAACGAGAGGCTCTTAACTGCTCTCGGGGCCGCAGTAATGCTTGTGATAGGACTTGTCTCCCTTTACTATTCATTTACTGGTCCCCTGACAATGAAACTCGCAGCCATTATCGGCCTAATACTATTAGTGCCCGTAGCATTTAACGGCATACTTCTCGGAGGAGGGAGACAGAGGTAG
- a CDS encoding saccharopine dehydrogenase family protein, producing the protein MKVLVLGAGNVGRAVAWDLKDEFDVYVGDIDDEKLKAVGEFATPLKVNAVNFEGLVEAMKGFDLVVGALPGRFGYRSIKAAIKAGVDMVDVSFMPENPLELREEAEKANVTVIFDAGFAPGLSHILMGRIWNQLDTLEEGRIWVGGLPKDPKPPLYYRITWSPKDLIEEYTRPARVIRDGAVTTVDPLSEVRGVNINDMGFEAFLSDGLRSLLESVSAETLEEWTLRWPGHLEKMKVLRELGFFREENLDFTLKVIAPLMSFESPDFSIMLVEGEGVENGERKRMSYLLYDEEKDGFTSMSRVTGFTAAIIARIVVEGSCIYGVIPPEILGMRIDTFSRIIEEIRDRGIMLTEVEGNASPDNS; encoded by the coding sequence ATGAAGGTTCTGGTTCTAGGTGCGGGCAACGTTGGAAGGGCCGTTGCCTGGGATTTGAAGGATGAGTTTGACGTTTACGTCGGGGACATAGACGACGAGAAGCTGAAGGCAGTTGGGGAGTTCGCCACTCCCCTGAAGGTTAACGCGGTCAACTTCGAAGGACTCGTCGAGGCGATGAAGGGTTTTGACCTCGTTGTCGGGGCCCTGCCTGGAAGGTTTGGCTACAGGTCAATCAAAGCGGCCATCAAGGCGGGCGTCGATATGGTTGACGTTTCTTTCATGCCTGAAAACCCGCTTGAGCTGAGAGAGGAAGCCGAAAAGGCGAATGTGACTGTTATCTTTGACGCTGGCTTTGCACCGGGGCTGAGCCACATCCTAATGGGTAGAATCTGGAATCAGCTTGATACTCTTGAGGAAGGAAGGATATGGGTGGGAGGACTGCCCAAGGATCCAAAGCCCCCACTTTATTACAGAATTACATGGTCACCTAAAGACTTGATTGAAGAATACACTAGGCCGGCGAGGGTAATCAGGGACGGTGCCGTTACTACCGTGGATCCACTGAGTGAAGTCAGGGGGGTCAACATAAACGACATGGGGTTCGAGGCCTTCCTAAGCGACGGTCTGAGAAGCCTGCTGGAAAGTGTAAGTGCCGAAACCCTTGAGGAGTGGACGCTCCGCTGGCCGGGCCATCTTGAGAAGATGAAAGTTCTCCGCGAGTTGGGATTTTTCAGGGAAGAGAACCTAGACTTCACGCTGAAAGTCATCGCTCCCCTCATGAGCTTTGAAAGCCCGGACTTCTCGATAATGTTGGTTGAGGGAGAAGGCGTTGAAAATGGGGAAAGAAAGAGGATGTCCTACCTCCTCTACGATGAGGAAAAGGATGGTTTCACATCGATGAGCAGGGTCACGGGCTTTACCGCGGCAATAATAGCGAGGATAGTGGTGGAAGGAAGCTGCATTTATGGTGTGATACCACCTGAGATACTGGGAATGAGGATAGACACGTTTTCCAGAATAATTGAAGAAATCCGTGACAGGGGGATAATGTTAACGGAGGTGGAGGGGAATGCTTCACCTGATAATAGCTGA
- a CDS encoding 16S rRNA methyltransferase, whose protein sequence is MLHLIIAEAELELVPESIRDHPAVVNYARRRKKKPEEVILDSTYHHAALKKLPDGDRRGRPDIVHICLLNALESIANKEGLLRVYVHTRNDEVIHIKPETRLPRNYNRFLGLMESLFKKGAVPEELELLRMEKKPLESLLEGITPDTVFVMHEEGELIRPRSFGEILASHKNPAVVVGGFPHGDFTRPIEGKKVSLYREPLMAWTVVNEILVNFEAALGL, encoded by the coding sequence ATGCTTCACCTGATAATAGCTGAGGCGGAGCTTGAGCTGGTTCCGGAGAGCATTAGGGATCACCCGGCAGTCGTGAACTACGCAAGAAGACGGAAGAAGAAGCCAGAAGAGGTGATACTGGACAGCACTTACCACCACGCGGCACTGAAGAAGCTCCCGGACGGGGACAGGCGCGGAAGGCCCGACATAGTCCACATCTGCCTCCTCAACGCCCTTGAGAGCATAGCGAACAAAGAGGGCCTCCTGAGGGTCTACGTCCACACGAGAAACGACGAGGTGATACACATAAAGCCTGAAACACGGCTTCCCAGAAACTACAACAGATTCCTGGGCCTGATGGAGAGCCTCTTTAAGAAGGGCGCGGTTCCAGAAGAGCTGGAGCTTTTGAGAATGGAAAAGAAACCACTTGAGTCCCTGCTTGAAGGTATAACCCCTGATACGGTCTTCGTAATGCACGAGGAAGGAGAGCTAATAAGGCCCAGGTCGTTCGGAGAAATCTTAGCTTCCCACAAGAACCCGGCTGTTGTAGTTGGGGGTTTTCCGCACGGTGACTTCACAAGGCCCATTGAGGGAAAGAAAGTCAGCCTGTACCGCGAGCCGCTCATGGCGTGGACGGTAGTAAACGAGATCCTTGTAAACTTTGAGGCTGCCCTCGGACTTTGA
- a CDS encoding universal stress protein → MGWLHDIILRKFNNIAGTRYEEILKAYENFFLTEEELVIPEINSVLLAFDRFSCKVSEEVYETISAFNEATVQVVYVIDEGVLKMIQETLGEEAAEEFREKEIAFAETFLRDVEKKLDELNFKFNRKIAFGDKAEYVKDLSKEYDLLVISRRYGSEATKTHRVSPVVFRIVQHVEKPVVLY, encoded by the coding sequence ATGGGCTGGCTTCACGATATCATACTTAGAAAGTTTAACAACATCGCTGGAACCCGTTACGAGGAAATACTCAAGGCCTACGAGAACTTCTTTTTAACCGAGGAGGAGCTAGTGATTCCAGAAATAAACTCTGTTCTCCTGGCCTTTGACAGGTTTTCCTGCAAGGTTTCCGAGGAGGTCTATGAGACAATTTCAGCATTCAACGAAGCAACCGTGCAGGTGGTTTACGTAATCGACGAGGGTGTTCTCAAAATGATACAGGAAACGCTCGGAGAAGAAGCAGCAGAGGAATTTAGGGAAAAAGAGATAGCTTTCGCAGAGACTTTCCTGAGAGACGTTGAGAAGAAGCTGGATGAGCTGAACTTCAAGTTCAACAGAAAAATTGCGTTCGGTGACAAAGCTGAATATGTCAAAGACCTATCCAAGGAGTATGATCTGCTCGTAATTTCCCGTCGGTACGGCTCGGAGGCGACAAAAACACACCGTGTAAGCCCCGTTGTCTTCAGAATAGTCCAGCATGTGGAAAAACCCGTAGTCCTCTACTGA
- a CDS encoding metallophosphoesterase family protein, with product MPAMLEFLRRKRLRRENEDEKALLHISDTPERAYPRIAQLIDELHPEYIVHTGDLVDNIKLERRPDLKPLYAGGVRKLARILKGSGAELYVVPGNEDDPEILKEYFEDSVVEPGTVVEIGGVKFALGHKPEEVARLNADFKLYGHNFKVMPRGLNGLRSINIVFLPSKRVVKISYPPGTDTHRGYKLWRGL from the coding sequence GTGCCCGCTATGCTTGAGTTCCTTCGGAGAAAGCGCCTTCGAAGAGAGAACGAAGATGAAAAGGCCCTGCTCCACATAAGCGACACACCCGAGAGGGCTTACCCCAGGATAGCGCAGCTTATAGATGAGCTTCATCCGGAGTACATAGTCCACACTGGAGACCTCGTTGACAACATAAAGCTTGAGAGAAGGCCCGACCTGAAACCTCTCTACGCTGGGGGAGTTAGAAAGCTCGCGAGGATTTTGAAAGGCTCAGGGGCGGAGCTTTACGTTGTTCCGGGCAACGAGGACGATCCGGAGATCCTGAAAGAGTATTTCGAGGATTCAGTGGTAGAACCCGGCACCGTCGTCGAGATAGGGGGAGTAAAATTTGCACTTGGACACAAGCCTGAGGAAGTTGCAAGATTGAATGCAGATTTCAAGCTCTACGGCCACAACTTCAAAGTTATGCCCAGAGGGTTAAACGGCCTCAGAAGTATCAACATCGTATTTCTTCCCTCAAAGCGGGTTGTAAAGATAAGTTATCCCCCCGGCACCGACACTCACAGGGGTTACAAGCTCTGGAGGGGATTGTGA
- a CDS encoding ArsB/NhaD family transporter, protein MEPMELIALAIFIGVYGVIMSERIHRTVAAMVGASLVLLIKIVPWEKVPEYLDLDTILLLAGMMVVVNVARESGLFEYIAIKTAKLSKGSPMKVLLLFSVVTAVVSAFLDNVTTVLLLTPMLLYITKKMDVNPIPFLLSEVFASNIGGTATLIGDPPNIMIGSAANLSFNEFILNMGPIAFIDLFATVGIIYLAYRAEMNSHKENEEGIRMTIMSLDENDAIRDPVLFRKSIVVLIGVIIGFFFHDKLGVEPAVIALTGASILLLWSRASPEHALEKVEWATLFFFGGLFIIVGSLVETGAIAQVANWMVSHIHSEGEAVLAISWFSAFSSAVVDNIPFTATMIPLIKAMGNHLNTYPLWWALSLGACLGGNGTAIGASANVVVIGIAHREGIRITFNDFLKVGMTIMITTVAIGTAIIWLRYVGL, encoded by the coding sequence ATGGAGCCAATGGAACTGATAGCGCTGGCAATATTCATAGGCGTTTATGGTGTCATAATGAGCGAAAGGATACACCGTACAGTAGCGGCAATGGTCGGGGCTTCCCTGGTGCTCCTGATCAAGATAGTTCCGTGGGAAAAGGTGCCAGAGTATCTTGACCTCGACACAATACTCCTCCTCGCGGGAATGATGGTTGTTGTGAACGTGGCCAGGGAGAGCGGACTGTTTGAGTACATAGCCATAAAGACTGCCAAACTCTCAAAGGGAAGCCCGATGAAAGTCCTCCTTCTGTTCTCGGTGGTAACGGCCGTCGTCAGCGCGTTCCTCGACAACGTCACAACGGTCCTTCTCCTGACGCCAATGCTCCTGTACATAACAAAGAAAATGGACGTGAACCCAATACCGTTTCTGCTCTCGGAGGTGTTTGCTTCGAATATCGGTGGAACAGCGACGCTCATTGGTGACCCGCCCAACATTATGATAGGCTCCGCAGCTAACCTCAGCTTCAACGAATTCATCCTCAACATGGGGCCCATAGCGTTCATTGACCTCTTTGCAACTGTTGGCATAATTTATCTCGCTTATCGCGCTGAGATGAACTCTCACAAGGAGAACGAAGAAGGCATCAGGATGACGATAATGTCGCTGGACGAAAACGATGCCATCAGAGACCCAGTGCTCTTTAGGAAGTCAATAGTAGTACTCATAGGGGTAATCATAGGCTTCTTCTTCCACGACAAACTTGGCGTTGAACCAGCGGTTATAGCCCTCACCGGAGCCTCAATACTGCTCCTCTGGAGCAGAGCGTCACCCGAACACGCACTTGAGAAAGTCGAATGGGCGACACTATTCTTCTTTGGCGGCCTCTTTATAATAGTCGGCTCCCTCGTAGAGACCGGAGCGATTGCCCAGGTCGCCAACTGGATGGTTAGCCACATTCACAGCGAAGGCGAAGCAGTGCTAGCCATTTCATGGTTCTCAGCGTTCTCAAGCGCCGTAGTTGACAACATACCATTCACAGCGACTATGATACCTCTGATAAAGGCAATGGGCAACCACTTGAATACGTACCCGCTCTGGTGGGCGCTCTCACTGGGAGCGTGCCTCGGAGGGAATGGTACTGCCATAGGTGCCAGTGCAAACGTTGTCGTCATAGGTATAGCCCACCGTGAGGGTATAAGGATAACGTTCAACGACTTCCTGAAGGTTGGCATGACGATTATGATAACGACTGTGGCCATAGGGACGGCTATAATCTGGTTGAGGTACGTTGGTCTGTGA
- a CDS encoding translation initiation factor IF-5A translates to MGDKTKVQVSKLKPGRYIIIDGEPCRIVNVTVSSPGKHGSAKARIEAVGIFDGKVRSIVKPTSAEVDVPIIDKRVGQIIAITPDTVQLMDMETYETFDVPIEGGVDDEVKDQLTEGITVEYWETLGRIQIKKIRGE, encoded by the coding sequence ATGGGAGACAAGACTAAGGTTCAGGTCAGCAAGCTCAAGCCGGGCAGGTACATAATTATAGACGGCGAGCCGTGCAGGATCGTCAACGTTACGGTCTCTTCACCCGGAAAGCACGGTTCTGCCAAGGCCAGAATTGAGGCCGTCGGCATCTTCGACGGTAAGGTCAGGAGCATCGTCAAGCCAACCAGCGCTGAAGTTGACGTCCCGATCATCGACAAGCGCGTCGGCCAGATTATCGCCATAACCCCCGACACCGTCCAGCTCATGGATATGGAAACCTACGAGACCTTCGACGTCCCAATAGAGGGCGGCGTTGACGACGAGGTCAAGGATCAGCTCACCGAGGGAATAACCGTCGAGTACTGGGAAACCCTCGGCAGGATACAGATAAAGAAGATCAGGGGCGAGTGA